The Thermus caldifontis genome includes the window CTCCCCTAGGGGCATCTTGGCTACCTCCCCTGCCCTAGGAAGTTTTTTAGGAGGGCGATCTCCACCTCTTTTTTGCCGATGAGCTGCTCCAGCTCCCGGATCCTCCTCTCGTACTCCTTCTCCTGGGCATCGTCGGAGAAGAGAGAAGCCCCCTTGCTCAAAA containing:
- a CDS encoding transposase translates to MKKAKSLPPQVKFQIALEVLKGEKSAVEIARAYGLHPNTVYKYRDELLSKGASLFSDDAQEKEYERRIRELEQLIGKKEVEIALLKNFLGQGR